One segment of Patescibacteria group bacterium DNA contains the following:
- a CDS encoding O-antigen ligase family protein translates to MLKKILNFLIVSYLFLLPWQAVYIFAENFINGAKWQYGTGQVYLTEPLLWLIVLVFVIDQINSKGFKSLLPDFKPSKTIDKKRIAVTGAIWLFVLWSGLSIIWSPDQSATYYLWLHLLEGATLMLIILNSHLRLKNILWPLVASSWPVALLAIWQFLTQSNFSSVILGLSPHSAAVLGDTVIETGTGRWLRAYGPFSHPNILGGYLALLFGASLILWQQITWPTFPSFKRESQRIFLLVSVCLIFAGLFFSFSRSAWLAALVTLILCLGYWLKTKNPWPQYITVMLAPFLIFAACFVIFNPLIIARADLSNRLESNSLMQRESQISQALDLIASRPLIGAGLNNYTYLLHQQSPLLPAYLLQPVHNLYLLVLAELGIIGLIIILGLFYVIIKNGEKSPALLPLIALLVISLFDHYFLTQYIGLIIFWLALTLPIIDDKVKNQ, encoded by the coding sequence ATGCTTAAAAAAATATTAAACTTCTTAATCGTCTCATATCTTTTCCTGTTGCCCTGGCAGGCCGTTTATATTTTTGCTGAAAATTTCATCAACGGGGCTAAGTGGCAATACGGCACCGGACAGGTTTATCTGACTGAACCTCTTTTGTGGCTGATAGTGTTGGTCTTCGTGATTGACCAGATCAATAGCAAGGGCTTTAAATCGCTCCTGCCTGACTTTAAACCCTCAAAGACGATTGATAAAAAAAGAATAGCGGTAACCGGGGCTATTTGGCTGTTTGTCCTGTGGTCAGGACTATCCATTATTTGGTCGCCGGATCAATCGGCAACTTATTACCTGTGGTTGCATCTGCTGGAGGGCGCGACTCTGATGCTTATAATCCTCAACTCTCATCTGCGTCTAAAAAACATCCTTTGGCCTTTGGTTGCCTCGTCTTGGCCGGTCGCTCTTCTGGCCATCTGGCAGTTTCTGACTCAAAGCAATTTTTCCAGCGTCATCCTGGGGCTCTCGCCGCATTCGGCCGCGGTTTTGGGCGACACAGTTATTGAAACAGGCACAGGTCGCTGGCTCAGGGCTTACGGACCATTTTCCCACCCCAATATCTTGGGCGGTTATCTGGCCTTACTGTTTGGCGCGAGTTTAATCTTATGGCAACAAATTACTTGGCCGACTTTCCCCTCATTTAAACGGGAAAGCCAACGAATTTTCCTGCTGGTCAGCGTCTGCCTGATTTTTGCCGGTTTATTCTTCTCCTTTTCTCGTTCCGCCTGGCTGGCGGCTTTAGTTACTTTGATCCTCTGCCTCGGCTATTGGCTGAAAACCAAAAACCCTTGGCCGCAATATATCACCGTGATGCTGGCTCCATTTTTAATCTTCGCCGCTTGTTTTGTTATTTTTAATCCGCTGATTATCGCCCGGGCTGATTTGTCCAACCGTTTAGAAAGCAATTCTTTGATGCAACGTGAATCGCAGATTTCCCAAGCGCTTGATTTGATCGCGAGTCGGCCACTGATTGGCGCGGGATTAAACAATTACACTTACTTGTTGCATCAGCAATCGCCATTGTTACCGGCTTACCTTTTACAACCGGTCCATAATCTTTATCTTCTTGTCTTGGCTGAATTAGGGATTATCGGACTGATTATTATTCTCGGCTTGTTTTATGTAATTATCAAAAACGGCGAAAAATCCCCGGCTTTGTTGCCGCTAATTGCCTTATTAGTTATCAGCTTGTTCGATCATTACTTTCTCACCCAATACATCGGCCTAATAATCTTTTGGCTGGCCTTGACATTGCCGATAATTGATGATAAAGTGAAAAATCAATAG
- a CDS encoding ATP-dependent Clp protease proteolytic subunit, whose product MIGFSLPSPVLESLLKKRILEISGDIDAEMGDYIRTAFSWLITEGAPDIMILFTSTGGSVERGLEIYDMLKAYPGKKTGVVIAFAQSMAAIILQACDRRLVLPHSTILVHNPNPAPDTRIKFHMFEDGTLMEKIYPHLKGSRQKFIDIIAGRIRGKSTEEIEALLDAGNDLTADEAIVLGLADGILENLNELSDQRPVRPNLPD is encoded by the coding sequence ATGATTGGATTCTCTTTGCCATCGCCAGTATTGGAAAGCCTATTAAAAAAACGAATACTGGAAATCTCCGGAGACATAGACGCGGAAATGGGCGATTATATCCGAACCGCTTTCTCTTGGTTAATCACTGAAGGCGCGCCTGATATTATGATTCTTTTTACTTCCACCGGCGGCAGCGTGGAACGCGGCCTAGAAATTTATGACATGCTTAAAGCCTATCCCGGAAAGAAAACCGGCGTGGTAATTGCTTTTGCCCAGTCCATGGCTGCAATAATTCTGCAAGCCTGCGATCGTCGATTAGTTTTGCCTCATTCAACCATTTTGGTCCATAATCCTAATCCCGCCCCCGATACCAGAATAAAGTTCCACATGTTCGAAGACGGCACCTTAATGGAAAAAATTTATCCCCATCTGAAAGGATCCAGGCAAAAATTCATTGATATTATCGCCGGCCGAATCCGGGGCAAATCCACGGAAGAAATAGAAGCCTTGCTGGATGCGGGGAATGATCTGACAGCCGATGAAGCTATCGTTCTCGGATTGGCCGACGGCATACTGGAAAACTTAAATGAGTTGTCCGATCAACGGCCGGTCCGACCGAATCTTCCCGATTGA
- a CDS encoding HD domain-containing protein has protein sequence MLRKPQLARFYIDWNDFNEHNLMHRILIGLENITTIEKYKLQFIDILPTTVNGFWHNNHHGIKHSLLVYNRALELLKQFPLLKRHCLHMTFDETPEGGEEKIKALLTWAAALHDFGRCLGFSFEEHQEFGANLARCCFMDDEDEEVAMMSQRLYNLIANHDYLKPKIDGVKFPEIFFIEPLAEIFRLADTTSIAPAEEMHRYYQSGRQYKTVFYDPDITDDVRFDFSRHNGKRDMVCYAFNLFLLQPQDFFYRETAEAYAQWAKGKFDAFQELIRQARDEENLSAGQILEIHGIIKRGHEHLGIPFYFD, from the coding sequence ATGCTTAGAAAACCGCAATTGGCCAGATTTTATATTGACTGGAACGACTTTAACGAGCACAATCTGATGCATCGCATTCTAATCGGCTTGGAAAACATCACTACCATTGAAAAATACAAATTGCAGTTCATTGATATTCTACCGACAACGGTCAATGGCTTTTGGCATAACAATCACCATGGTATCAAGCACTCTCTTCTTGTCTATAATCGCGCCTTGGAGTTACTAAAGCAATTCCCCTTGTTAAAACGGCATTGTCTGCACATGACTTTTGATGAAACTCCGGAGGGGGGCGAAGAAAAAATTAAAGCGCTATTAACCTGGGCGGCGGCATTGCATGATTTTGGCAGATGTTTGGGATTTTCTTTTGAAGAACATCAGGAATTCGGCGCTAACTTGGCGAGATGCTGTTTCATGGACGATGAAGATGAAGAAGTGGCGATGATGTCTCAGCGATTGTACAACCTGATTGCCAATCACGATTATCTTAAGCCGAAAATAGACGGCGTGAAATTTCCGGAAATATTCTTCATTGAACCGCTGGCTGAAATATTTCGCTTAGCCGACACAACCTCAATCGCTCCGGCCGAGGAAATGCATCGTTACTATCAATCCGGCCGACAATACAAAACTGTTTTTTACGATCCCGACATAACTGATGATGTCCGATTTGATTTTTCCCGCCACAACGGCAAGCGCGATATGGTTTGTTACGCCTTTAATTTATTCCTGCTCCAACCGCAAGATTTCTTTTATCGGGAAACGGCTGAGGCTTACGCTCAATGGGCCAAAGGAAAGTTTGACGCTTTCCAGGAATTGATCCGACAAGCACGCGATGAGGAAAACTTAAGCGCCGGACAAATCTTGGAAATCCATGGAATCATCAAACGCGGCCACGAGCATCTGGGCATTCCTTTCTATTTTGACTGA
- a CDS encoding deoxyribonuclease IV, with protein MPAYPQIGAHISAAIDIAHTPLRAQKAGCECFQFFSRSPQGGPTKDLTKQTITDFKANCRKYRLESYIHSPYYINLASAKNNVYYGSVSALREELERGSLLGVKYMMAHLGSAKELGGGAGMKKVIEGLEKILTGYKGPTRLLIEMSAGAGAVIGDTFEEIAKIIDSPRLKKYDIGVCFDTCHAFSSGYDLRTEKAVKETFKKLDKILGLKRLKLIHANDSKTELGSHKDRHEHIGRGLIGLEGFRAIVQFAKQQKINLILETPHDEQLAEDLKILKKMRK; from the coding sequence ATGCCTGCATATCCGCAAATCGGCGCGCATATCTCCGCCGCCATCGACATCGCCCATACTCCCTTGCGCGCCCAAAAAGCCGGCTGCGAATGTTTTCAATTCTTTTCCCGTTCGCCCCAAGGCGGTCCGACCAAAGATCTGACGAAACAAACGATTACCGATTTTAAAGCTAACTGCCGGAAATACAGGTTGGAAAGTTATATCCATAGCCCTTATTACATTAATCTGGCTTCGGCCAAAAACAATGTTTATTACGGTTCTGTCAGCGCCCTGCGCGAAGAATTGGAACGCGGTTCGCTTTTGGGCGTCAAATATATGATGGCGCACCTGGGCAGCGCCAAGGAGTTGGGGGGGGGAGCGGGAATGAAAAAAGTAATTGAAGGATTGGAAAAAATCTTAACCGGCTATAAGGGCCCGACACGACTCTTGATTGAAATGTCAGCCGGAGCAGGAGCGGTTATCGGCGACACTTTTGAGGAGATCGCCAAGATTATTGATTCGCCACGGCTCAAAAAATACGACATCGGCGTCTGTTTTGACACTTGCCACGCCTTCTCTTCCGGCTATGATTTGCGGACGGAAAAGGCGGTTAAAGAAACTTTCAAGAAACTTGATAAAATCCTGGGACTAAAACGGCTCAAACTCATTCATGCCAATGATTCCAAAACCGAATTAGGCAGTCACAAAGACCGGCACGAACATATCGGCCGAGGCCTCATCGGACTGGAAGGATTTAGAGCCATCGTCCAATTCGCCAAACAGCAAAAAATTAATTTGATTCTGGAGACGCCTCACGATGAACAACTAGCTGAGGACCTAAAAATTTTAAAAAAAATGAGAAAATAA